The following proteins are encoded in a genomic region of Desulfosporosinus youngiae DSM 17734:
- a CDS encoding PadR family transcriptional regulator: MKEEETLNPAFAYIAGRIDKMLVPALLNFLAQKPAHGYELIQKINESGLSEIEADPATIYRNLRRMEEDGLVLSQWETEHTGPARRSYRLSPAGCQALEFCVQLITEKVEKMTAFLDQYRREVKKG, encoded by the coding sequence GTGAAAGAAGAAGAAACACTGAACCCGGCCTTTGCTTATATTGCCGGGCGCATAGATAAAATGCTGGTGCCGGCTCTGCTTAATTTTTTGGCCCAAAAACCCGCCCATGGCTATGAATTAATTCAAAAAATCAACGAATCGGGCCTCTCGGAAATCGAGGCGGACCCCGCCACTATTTACCGCAACCTGCGCCGCATGGAAGAGGACGGACTGGTGCTTTCCCAATGGGAAACGGAGCACACCGGTCCTGCCCGGCGCTCCTACCGCTTAAGCCCCGCCGGTTGCCAGGCCTTGGAGTTTTGTGTTCAGCTAATCACTGAGAAAGTAGAGAAAATGACGGCATTTTTAGACCAGTACCGCCGGGAGGTGAAGAAGGGATGA